One window from the genome of Enterobacter asburiae encodes:
- the hslO gene encoding Hsp33 family molecular chaperone HslO: protein MKMAQHDQLHRYLFEQFAVRGELVTVSETWKQILENHNYPLPVKTLLGELLVATSLLTATLKFAGDITVQLQGDGPMTLAVINGNNQQQMRGVARVQGDVPENADLKTLVGNGYLVITISPEEGERYQGVVGLEGDTLAACLEDYFMRSEQLPTRLFIRTGEVDGQPAAGGMLLQVLPAQDAQTNDFEHLATLTETIKAEELFNLSATDVLWRLYHEEEVTVYDPQAVEFKCTCSRERCAGALKTLPDEEIDSIMAEDGEIDMHCDYCGTHYVFNSMDIAEIRNNASPADPQVH, encoded by the coding sequence ATGAAAATGGCCCAACACGACCAATTACACCGCTATCTGTTTGAACAATTCGCCGTGCGCGGCGAGCTGGTCACCGTATCCGAAACCTGGAAACAGATTCTGGAAAACCACAACTACCCGCTGCCGGTGAAGACCCTGTTGGGTGAACTGCTGGTTGCCACCAGCCTGCTGACGGCGACGCTGAAGTTTGCCGGTGATATCACCGTGCAGCTGCAGGGTGACGGCCCGATGACGCTGGCGGTGATCAACGGCAATAACCAGCAGCAGATGCGCGGCGTGGCGCGCGTTCAGGGCGACGTGCCTGAAAATGCGGACCTCAAAACGCTGGTAGGTAATGGCTACCTGGTGATCACCATCTCCCCTGAGGAAGGTGAGCGCTATCAGGGCGTGGTGGGTCTGGAAGGCGATACTCTGGCAGCCTGCCTGGAAGATTACTTCATGCGTTCTGAACAGCTGCCGACGCGTCTCTTCATCCGCACCGGTGAAGTGGACGGTCAGCCTGCTGCCGGCGGTATGCTGCTGCAGGTTCTGCCTGCGCAGGACGCACAGACCAATGACTTCGAGCACCTGGCGACGCTGACCGAAACCATCAAAGCGGAAGAGCTGTTCAACCTGTCAGCGACCGACGTGCTGTGGCGTCTGTACCACGAAGAAGAAGTGACGGTTTACGACCCGCAGGCGGTGGAATTTAAGTGCACCTGCTCCCGCGAGCGCTGCGCTGGCGCGCTGAAAACCCTGCCGGATGAAGAGATCGACAGCATCATGGCGGAAGACGGCGAAATTGATATGCACTGTGACTACTGCGGTACGCACTACGTGTTCAATTCGATGGATATTGCTGAGATCCGCAATAACGCCTCCCCGGCGGATCCGCAGGTTCACTAA
- the pckA gene encoding phosphoenolpyruvate carboxykinase (ATP): MRVTGLTPQDLKAYGIHDVQEIVYNPDYDTLYQEELNPALEGYERGVLTNLGAIAVDTGIFTGRSPKDKYIVRDETTRDTLWWADKGKGKNDNKPLSPETWQHLKGLVTHQLSGKRLFIVDAFCGANADTRLSVRFITEVAWQAHFVKNMFIRPTDEELQDFTPDFIVMNGAKCTNPQWKEQGLNSENFVAFNLTERIQLIGGTWYGGEMKKGMFSVMNYLLPLRGIASMHCSANVGEKGDVAVFFGLSGTGKTTLSTDPKRRLIGDDEHGWDDDGVFNFEGGCYAKTIRLSEEAEPDIFHAIRRDALLENVTVRADGSIDFDDASKTENTRVSYPIYHIDNIVKPVSKAGHATKVIFLTADAFGVLPPVSRLTASQTQYHFLSGFTAKLAGTERGVTEPTPTFSACFGAAFLSLHPTQYAEVLVKRMQASGAQAYLVNTGWNGTGKRISIKDTRAIIDAILDGSLDDAETFTLPMFDLAIPTSLPGVDTHILDPRNTYGSPEQWREKAESLAKLFIENFEKYTDTPAGAALVSAGPR, translated from the coding sequence ATGCGTGTTACTGGTTTAACCCCGCAAGATCTCAAGGCTTATGGTATTCACGACGTCCAGGAAATCGTCTACAACCCCGACTACGATACGCTGTATCAGGAAGAGCTCAATCCAGCACTGGAAGGATACGAGCGTGGTGTGTTGACGAATCTTGGTGCTATCGCCGTCGATACCGGTATCTTTACCGGTCGTTCGCCGAAAGATAAGTATATCGTCCGAGACGAAACCACCCGCGATACGCTGTGGTGGGCTGACAAGGGCAAAGGGAAGAACGACAACAAACCGCTCTCCCCGGAAACCTGGCAGCACCTGAAAGGGCTCGTCACCCATCAACTTTCCGGCAAGCGCCTGTTTATTGTCGACGCTTTCTGCGGCGCTAACGCTGATACCCGTCTCTCCGTGCGTTTTATCACTGAAGTGGCCTGGCAGGCGCATTTCGTGAAAAACATGTTTATTCGTCCAACCGACGAAGAGCTGCAGGATTTCACCCCGGACTTCATCGTGATGAACGGTGCGAAATGCACGAATCCACAGTGGAAAGAGCAGGGTCTGAACTCCGAAAACTTTGTTGCCTTCAACCTGACCGAACGTATCCAGCTGATCGGCGGAACCTGGTACGGCGGCGAAATGAAGAAAGGGATGTTCTCCGTCATGAACTACCTGCTGCCGCTGCGGGGCATCGCCTCCATGCACTGCTCGGCTAACGTCGGTGAAAAAGGCGACGTGGCGGTATTCTTCGGCCTGTCCGGCACCGGTAAAACCACCCTGTCCACCGATCCGAAACGTCGTCTCATTGGCGATGACGAACACGGCTGGGATGACGACGGCGTGTTCAACTTTGAAGGCGGCTGCTACGCGAAGACCATTCGCCTGTCCGAAGAGGCCGAGCCGGATATCTTCCACGCGATCCGTCGCGATGCGCTGCTGGAAAACGTCACCGTGCGTGCCGACGGCTCCATCGACTTCGACGATGCGTCGAAAACGGAAAACACCCGCGTCTCTTACCCGATCTACCACATCGACAATATCGTGAAGCCGGTGTCAAAAGCAGGTCATGCCACGAAGGTCATTTTCCTGACGGCGGATGCGTTCGGCGTGCTGCCTCCGGTGTCTCGCCTGACTGCCAGCCAGACGCAGTACCACTTCCTCTCCGGCTTTACCGCCAAGCTGGCGGGTACCGAGCGCGGCGTGACGGAGCCAACCCCAACCTTCTCCGCCTGCTTCGGCGCGGCCTTCCTGTCGCTGCACCCGACGCAGTACGCTGAAGTGCTGGTGAAACGCATGCAGGCATCCGGCGCGCAGGCCTACCTGGTGAACACCGGCTGGAACGGTACCGGCAAACGTATCTCTATCAAAGATACCCGCGCGATTATCGACGCCATTCTGGATGGTTCTCTGGACGACGCCGAAACCTTCACGCTGCCGATGTTTGACCTGGCGATCCCAACGTCGCTGCCGGGTGTGGATACGCATATCCTCGACCCGCGCAACACGTACGGTTCTCCGGAGCAGTGGCGCGAGAAGGCGGAATCGCTGGCGAAGCTGTTTATTGAGAACTTCGAGAAGTATACCGATACCCCGGCGGGTGCTGCGCTGGTGAGCGCGGGACCAAGGTAA
- the envZ gene encoding two-component system sensor histidine kinase EnvZ, whose amino-acid sequence MRRMRFSPRSSFARTLLLIVTLLFVSLVTTYLVVLNFAILPSLQQFNKVLAYEVRMLMTDKLQLEDGTQLVVPPAFRREIYRELGISLYSNEAAEDAGLRWAQHYEFLSQQMAQQLGGPTEVRVEVNKSSPVVWLKTWLSPNIWVRVPLTEIHQGDFSPLFRYTLAIMLLAIGGAWLFIRIQNRPLVDLEHAALQVGKGIIPPPLREYGASEVRSVTRAFNHMAAGVKQLADDRTLLMAGVSHDLRTPLTRIRLATEMMGEEDGYLAESINKDIEECNAIIEQFIDYLRTGQEMPMEMADLNAVLGEVVAAESGYEREIDTDLQAGEIQVRMHPLSIKRAVANMVVNAARYGNGWIKVSSGSELNRAWFQVEDDGPGIKPEQRKHLFQPFVRGDSARSTSGTGLGLAIVQRIIDNHNGLLEIGTSERGGLSIRAWLPVPVTRGQVKES is encoded by the coding sequence ATGAGGCGAATGCGCTTCTCGCCGCGTAGCTCGTTTGCCCGCACCCTGTTGCTGATCGTCACCCTGCTGTTCGTCAGCCTGGTGACGACCTATCTGGTGGTGCTGAACTTTGCGATCCTGCCGAGCCTCCAGCAGTTTAATAAGGTCCTGGCCTACGAAGTCCGTATGCTGATGACCGACAAACTGCAGCTGGAGGACGGCACGCAGCTCGTCGTTCCCCCGGCGTTTCGCCGTGAAATCTACCGTGAGCTGGGCATTTCGCTCTACTCCAACGAAGCGGCGGAAGACGCGGGCCTGCGCTGGGCGCAGCATTACGAATTCCTCAGCCAGCAGATGGCGCAGCAGCTGGGCGGCCCAACGGAAGTGCGCGTTGAGGTCAACAAAAGCTCGCCCGTCGTCTGGCTGAAAACCTGGCTGTCACCCAATATCTGGGTGCGCGTTCCGCTGACCGAAATCCATCAGGGCGACTTCTCGCCGCTGTTCCGCTACACCCTGGCGATTATGCTGCTGGCGATAGGCGGCGCGTGGCTATTTATCCGTATACAGAACCGACCGCTGGTCGACCTGGAGCACGCTGCGCTGCAGGTCGGTAAAGGGATTATTCCTCCTCCGCTGCGCGAGTATGGCGCCTCGGAAGTTCGTTCGGTGACGCGCGCGTTTAACCATATGGCGGCAGGCGTGAAGCAGCTGGCGGATGACCGTACGCTGCTGATGGCGGGCGTCAGCCATGACCTGCGCACGCCGCTAACGCGTATTCGCCTGGCGACGGAGATGATGGGGGAAGAGGACGGTTATCTCGCCGAGTCCATCAACAAGGACATCGAAGAGTGTAACGCCATCATCGAGCAGTTTATTGACTACCTGCGCACCGGACAGGAGATGCCGATGGAGATGGCGGATCTGAACGCGGTGCTGGGCGAGGTGGTAGCGGCGGAAAGCGGCTACGAGCGCGAGATTGATACCGACCTGCAGGCGGGGGAGATCCAGGTACGCATGCACCCGCTCTCCATCAAACGTGCGGTCGCCAACATGGTGGTCAACGCGGCGCGGTACGGTAACGGCTGGATCAAAGTCAGCAGCGGGTCTGAACTCAACCGCGCCTGGTTCCAGGTGGAAGACGATGGTCCGGGTATCAAGCCCGAGCAGCGTAAGCATCTGTTCCAGCCGTTTGTGCGCGGCGACAGCGCGCGCAGCACCAGCGGTACGGGCTTAGGCCTGGCGATTGTGCAGCGTATTATCGATAACCACAACGGGCTGCTGGAGATTGGCACCAGCGAGCGGGGTGGATTGAGCATTCGCGCCTGGCTGCCGGTACCGGTGACGCGGGGGCAGGTGAAAGAGAGTTAA
- the hslR gene encoding ribosome-associated heat shock protein Hsp15 translates to MKEKPSDGVRLDKWLWAARFYKTRALAREMVDGGKVHYNGQRSKPSKLVELNATLTLRQGNDERTVVIKAITEQRRPATEAVLLYEETAESIEKREKTALARKMNALTMPHPDRRPDKKERRDLMKFKHGETE, encoded by the coding sequence ATGAAAGAAAAACCCTCTGACGGGGTAAGACTGGATAAATGGCTGTGGGCAGCGCGTTTTTATAAAACACGCGCCCTTGCCCGCGAGATGGTTGACGGCGGAAAAGTGCATTACAACGGCCAGCGCAGCAAACCGAGCAAGCTGGTTGAGCTGAATGCCACCTTAACGCTGCGTCAGGGCAACGATGAACGTACGGTGGTGATTAAAGCCATTACCGAACAGCGTCGACCCGCAACGGAAGCCGTACTGCTTTATGAAGAGACGGCGGAGAGCATTGAAAAACGCGAGAAGACCGCGCTGGCGCGCAAAATGAACGCGCTGACGATGCCTCACCCGGACCGGCGGCCGGATAAAAAAGAGCGCCGCGATCTGATGAAATTTAAACACGGTGAGACTGAATAA
- the yrfG gene encoding GMP/IMP nucleotidase translates to MHLDIAWQEVDTVLLDMDGTLLDLAFDNYFWQTLVPETYGEQQGISPAEAQAFIRSQYSAVQHTLNWYCLDYWSERLGLDICAMTTAQGPRAVLREDTVPFLDALKASGKRRILLTNAHPHNLAVKLEHTGLASHLDLLLSTHTFGYPKEDQRLWHAVKEETGLQPERTLFIDDSEPILDSAARFGIRYCLGVTNPDSGLAEKSYLRHPGLNDYRQMIPSLTVKETP, encoded by the coding sequence ATGCATCTTGATATCGCCTGGCAGGAGGTTGATACCGTTCTGCTGGATATGGACGGCACGCTGCTCGATCTCGCCTTTGATAACTATTTCTGGCAAACGCTGGTTCCTGAAACCTACGGCGAACAGCAGGGGATCTCCCCGGCAGAAGCGCAGGCATTCATTCGTTCGCAATATAGCGCGGTGCAACATACGCTAAACTGGTACTGTCTTGACTACTGGAGCGAGCGCCTCGGTTTGGATATTTGTGCCATGACCACCGCCCAGGGCCCGCGCGCCGTTCTGCGCGAGGATACCGTGCCCTTTCTGGATGCGCTGAAAGCAAGCGGCAAGCGCCGTATTTTGCTGACCAACGCGCATCCACATAATCTGGCGGTGAAGCTGGAGCATACCGGCCTGGCGTCGCACCTTGATTTATTACTTTCCACCCACACATTTGGTTATCCGAAAGAGGATCAGCGGTTGTGGCATGCGGTGAAGGAAGAGACGGGTTTGCAGCCAGAACGTACGCTGTTCATTGATGACAGCGAGCCCATTCTGGATTCCGCAGCAAGGTTTGGCATTCGCTACTGTCTGGGCGTGACCAATCCTGACTCTGGCCTGGCTGAAAAAAGCTATCTGCGCCACCCTGGACTGAACGACTATCGCCAGATGATCCCCTCACTGACCGTGAAGGAGACGCCATGA
- the ompR gene encoding osmolarity response regulator transcription factor OmpR: MQENYKILVVDDDMRLRALLERYLTEQGFQVRSVANAEQMDRLLTRESFHLMVLDLMLPGEDGLSICRRLRSQSNPMPIIMVTAKGEEVDRIVGLEIGADDYIPKPFNPRELLARIRAVLRRQANELPGAPSQEEAVIAFGKFKLNLGTREMFREDEPMPLTSGEFAVLKALVSHPREPLSRDKLMNLARGREYSAMERSIDVQISRLRRMVEEDPAHPRYIQTVWGLGYVFVPDGSKA; the protein is encoded by the coding sequence ATGCAAGAGAACTACAAAATTCTGGTCGTGGATGACGACATGCGCCTGCGTGCGCTGCTGGAACGTTATCTGACCGAGCAGGGCTTCCAGGTTCGTAGCGTCGCGAACGCTGAGCAGATGGATCGTCTGCTGACCCGTGAATCTTTCCACCTGATGGTTCTCGACCTGATGCTGCCCGGCGAAGACGGGCTCTCTATTTGCCGCCGTCTGCGCAGCCAGAGCAACCCGATGCCGATCATCATGGTGACGGCGAAGGGTGAAGAAGTTGACCGTATCGTGGGCCTCGAAATCGGCGCGGACGACTATATTCCTAAACCGTTTAACCCGCGTGAACTGCTGGCGCGTATTCGCGCTGTTCTCCGCCGTCAGGCGAACGAACTGCCTGGCGCACCTTCGCAGGAAGAAGCCGTCATCGCCTTCGGCAAGTTCAAGCTGAACCTCGGCACGCGCGAGATGTTCCGTGAAGACGAGCCAATGCCGCTCACCAGCGGCGAGTTTGCGGTACTGAAAGCGCTGGTCAGCCACCCGCGTGAACCGCTTTCCCGTGACAAGCTGATGAACCTGGCGCGCGGTCGCGAATACTCCGCAATGGAGCGCTCCATTGACGTGCAGATCTCTCGCCTGCGCCGCATGGTGGAAGAAGATCCTGCTCATCCTCGTTATATTCAGACCGTATGGGGTCTGGGCTACGTGTTCGTCCCGGACGGCTCTAAAGCATGA